Proteins encoded together in one Pirellulales bacterium window:
- a CDS encoding linear amide C-N hydrolase, with translation MRFGWQTLLCTGLVMLVALFTIERHLPACTRALYVSPDHDFVLVGRNMDWPGDMKTNLWIVPRGGEGHGLAAHNPLEWQVKYGSVVATAYDVISTDGMNEAGLVAAMQWLPETNYGQRDESRPGLCVSMWLQFCLDSFATVDEVARYFQESQVQIVPAICPYDVIAPLTVHLGLSDKTGDSLVLEYIDGQVHLYRGKDAAIMTNSPTQDRQLAYRRQFKGLGGERDMLGDCEPENRFVRASYFMDELPTPQNQTQAVAEVLSVMRAVGQPYGRKQGGEPFAAATVWRTVADLTDQKYYFESTTAPNLIWVDLTKIDFTRAQQLTLVDQPDRVGDVTKDFKAHALFTPLAPSEESH, from the coding sequence ATGCGTTTTGGTTGGCAAACGTTGCTTTGCACCGGACTGGTGATGCTGGTGGCTCTGTTCACGATCGAACGTCATCTGCCGGCTTGTACGCGAGCCCTTTACGTCTCGCCCGACCACGACTTCGTCCTCGTGGGGCGCAACATGGATTGGCCTGGCGATATGAAGACGAATCTGTGGATCGTCCCACGTGGTGGCGAGGGGCATGGGCTGGCCGCGCACAATCCGCTCGAGTGGCAGGTCAAGTACGGCAGTGTTGTCGCCACCGCGTATGATGTAATCTCGACCGACGGCATGAACGAGGCCGGCCTGGTCGCCGCCATGCAGTGGCTGCCCGAGACGAACTATGGCCAGCGCGACGAGTCGCGCCCCGGCTTGTGTGTCTCGATGTGGTTGCAGTTCTGTCTGGATAGTTTTGCGACGGTCGACGAAGTAGCCCGCTACTTCCAGGAGAGCCAGGTGCAGATCGTGCCGGCGATATGCCCCTACGACGTGATCGCTCCGCTCACGGTTCACCTGGGTTTGTCGGACAAGACGGGAGACAGCCTGGTGCTCGAGTACATCGACGGCCAGGTGCATCTCTACCGTGGAAAGGACGCCGCCATCATGACGAATTCGCCGACGCAGGATCGGCAACTCGCCTATCGCCGGCAGTTCAAGGGACTGGGGGGCGAACGCGACATGCTGGGGGACTGCGAGCCGGAAAACCGCTTCGTGCGTGCGTCGTACTTCATGGACGAGTTGCCCACGCCGCAGAACCAGACACAGGCCGTGGCCGAAGTACTGAGCGTGATGCGCGCCGTAGGGCAGCCTTACGGTCGCAAACAAGGGGGAGAACCCTTTGCCGCAGCCACCGTGTGGCGCACCGTAGCCGACCTCACCGATCAGAAGTATTACTTCGAATCGACCACGGCGCCGAACCTGATCTGGGTCGACTTGACGAAGATCGACTTCACGCGAGCGCAGCAACTGACACTGGTCGATCAGCCGGATCGGGTAGGGGACGTGACCAAGGATTTCAAGGCGCACGCCCTCTTCACGCCACTCGCCCCGAGCGAGGAGTCGCACTAA
- a CDS encoding VOC family protein: MQMTSKIAPCLWFDNQAVEAAQLYTSIFPQSRIVRTSYYTEAGNEIHGRPAGSVMTVDFELAGQSFTALNGGPLFQFNEAISFQVFCDDQAEIDYYWEKLTEGGEEVQCGWLKDRFGVSWQITPAAMQDLFSGADPDRASRAMLAMLPMKKLDIAALERAVNGG, from the coding sequence ATGCAGATGACCAGCAAAATCGCGCCTTGCTTGTGGTTCGACAACCAGGCGGTCGAGGCGGCCCAACTTTACACGTCGATCTTTCCCCAGTCGCGCATCGTGCGCACCAGCTACTACACCGAGGCCGGCAACGAAATTCACGGACGTCCAGCCGGCAGTGTCATGACGGTCGATTTCGAGCTGGCCGGCCAGTCCTTCACGGCGCTCAACGGTGGACCGCTGTTCCAGTTCAACGAAGCCATCTCGTTCCAGGTGTTCTGCGACGATCAGGCCGAAATCGACTACTACTGGGAGAAGCTCACCGAGGGGGGCGAGGAAGTACAGTGTGGCTGGCTCAAAGACCGGTTTGGCGTGTCGTGGCAGATCACGCCCGCGGCCATGCAGGATCTTTTCAGCGGCGCCGATCCCGACCGGGCGAGCCGCGCCATGCTGGCGATGCTGCCCATGAAAAAGCTCGACATCGCGGCGCTCGAACGGGCCGTAAACGGCGGCTAA